One window of the Catharus ustulatus isolate bCatUst1 chromosome 33, bCatUst1.pri.v2, whole genome shotgun sequence genome contains the following:
- the LOC117009492 gene encoding zinc finger protein 239-like has protein sequence MAVEAQAEQELSTESSEDKSPRQNLVQEAVGSGSTAQERNGEEKPRRSHTRRGCKRTARGSQQERASPGRGGGRSSELGLQEQLHDAEKPHKCSECGKGLRSRWDLINHQRIHTGERPYECEECGKRFAVNSSLIVHQRIHTGEKPYECGECGKRFTLSSSLILHKRIHTGERPYKCGECGERFSQRSSLRTHLKIHTGERPYECDKCRKRFQSRSCLLGHYRTHLDERPYECPDCGEAFKHNSSLIIHRRTHTGERPYECDKCRKRFQRSSHLLRHYRTHIDERPYECSECGKGFKQNSALITHQRTHTGERPYECPECGKSFSSSSNLTENQRSLH, from the exons atggCCGTGGAGGCgcaggcag agcaggagctgagcacgGAGAGCAGCGAGGACAAATCCCCGCGGCAGAACCTCGTGCAAGAGGCCGTTGGCAGCGGCTCCACGGCGCAGGAACGCAACGGGGAGGAAAAGCCCCGCAGATCCCacaccaggaggggctgcaaaCGCACAGCCcggggatcccagcaggaaagagCCAGCCCGGGCCGGGGAGGCGGCCGCAGCTCGGAGctggggctccaggagcagcttcacGATGCGGAGAAGCCCCACAAGTGCTCGGAAtgtgggaaggggctcaggTCGAGATGGGATCTGATCAATCACCAGAGAATCCACACGGGGGAACGGCCCTACGAGTGTGAGGAGTGTGGGAAAAGATTCGCAGTGAACTCAAGCCTGATTGTCCACCAGAGAATCCACACTGGGGAGAAACCCTATGAGTGtggggagtgtgggaagagattCACATTGAGCTCAAGCCTGATCCTACACAAAAGGATCCACACCGGGGAACGGCCCTACAAGTGTGGGGAGTGTGGGGAAAGATTCAGCCAGAGGTCAAGCCTGAGAACACACCTGAAgatccacactggggagaggccctacgaATGTGATAAATGCAGGAAGAGGTTTCAGAGCAGATCCTGTCTCCTCGGGCACTATCGCACTCACCTGGATGAGAGGCCTTATGAGTGCCCTGACTGTGGGGAGGCCTTCAAGCACAACTCCAGCCTCATCATCCACCGGCGCAcccacactggggagaggccctacgagtgtgATAAATGCAGGAAGAGGTTTCAGAGAAGCTCCCATCTCCTCCGTCACTATCGCACTCACATCGATGAGAGGCCTTATGAGTGCTCCGAATGCGGGAAGGGTTTCAAGCAAAACTCTGCCCTCATCACCCACCAGCGCACCCACACcggggagaggccctacgagtgtcccgagtgtgggaagagcttctccAGTAGCTCTAACTTGACCGAAAACCAACGGAGTCTCCACTGA